Proteins encoded together in one Mycobacterium sp. MS1601 window:
- a CDS encoding DUF732 domain-containing protein has protein sequence MALLKTLTVCAALTTAAGALSAPAAADDALFVDMLDMVGISVGDSATAVAVGRGVCASLDSGQQLPAVVEQLSATHGITVEDASMVAGFSVAEYCDHHEGALKPG, from the coding sequence GTGGCCTTGCTGAAGACTCTCACCGTTTGCGCTGCCCTGACCACCGCCGCAGGCGCACTGTCCGCACCTGCCGCTGCCGACGACGCGCTGTTTGTCGACATGCTCGACATGGTCGGCATCTCGGTGGGCGACTCCGCAACAGCCGTGGCCGTGGGGCGGGGCGTATGCGCAAGCTTGGACTCGGGGCAGCAACTTCCCGCTGTGGTCGAGCAGCTGTCGGCCACACACGGCATCACCGTCGAGGATGCCAGCATGGTCGCCGGGTTCTCCGTCGCTGAGTACTGCGATCACCACGAAGGCGCGCTCAAACCGGGCTGA